The proteins below are encoded in one region of Fimbriimonadaceae bacterium:
- a CDS encoding MerR family transcriptional regulator, translating into MNQDKRAGKAGEAVSISAASRITGVEVHTLRYWEREFAQFLHPTRTSGGQRRYRTEDIQTVFLLKRLLRDEMFSIAGARRHLEKLARDQAA; encoded by the coding sequence ATGAACCAGGATAAGCGCGCAGGAAAGGCGGGTGAGGCGGTCAGCATCAGTGCGGCCAGCCGCATCACCGGTGTCGAAGTCCATACCTTGCGCTATTGGGAACGGGAGTTCGCCCAGTTCCTGCATCCGACCCGGACCTCGGGCGGCCAGCGACGCTACCGCACCGAGGACATCCAGACCGTCTTCCTGCTCAAGCGGCTCCTCCGGGACGAAATGTTCTCGATCGCCGGTGCCCGGCGGCACCTTGAGAAACTGGCCCGCGACCAGGCCGCCTAG
- a CDS encoding VWA domain-containing protein, with protein sequence MRASLLVAAMALALGCEPPPLKGTEIVAIDTSGSAREFEARTFAKAQALLAGSNARQVIVYRFDSKPAEIYNSGPFSDEAEAGKFLKRNLTGDSATKGTNLARLFELIDRDLAAAAKPVRVTVFTDCGVEMMTAEDGKACRELSEKWSGQVADLRFVGVRVGHREKLRSLVKCPIEID encoded by the coding sequence ATGCGAGCTAGCCTCCTCGTCGCGGCGATGGCCCTCGCCCTTGGCTGCGAGCCGCCGCCCCTGAAAGGAACGGAGATCGTCGCGATCGACACTTCGGGCAGCGCCCGCGAGTTCGAGGCCCGGACGTTCGCCAAAGCCCAGGCCCTTCTGGCGGGGAGCAACGCGAGGCAGGTGATCGTCTACCGCTTCGACTCCAAGCCGGCCGAGATCTACAACTCAGGGCCGTTCTCGGACGAGGCCGAGGCGGGCAAGTTCTTGAAGCGGAACCTGACGGGCGATTCGGCCACGAAGGGGACGAACCTCGCGAGGCTCTTCGAACTGATCGACCGGGACTTGGCGGCCGCGGCAAAACCGGTCAGGGTGACGGTCTTCACCGATTGCGGGGTCGAGATGATGACCGCCGAAGACGGCAAAGCGTGCCGAGAGCTTTCGGAGAAGTGGAGCGGCCAGGTGGCCGACTTGAGGTTCGTCGGCGTCCGCGTCGGTCACCGCGAAAAGCTCAGATCCTTGGTGAAGTGCCCGATCGAGATCGACTAG
- a CDS encoding NAD(P)/FAD-dependent oxidoreductase, whose amino-acid sequence MGKRVVIVGGGFGGMACARALKGRDVRVTLLDRENHHLFQPLLYQVATAGLSPADIAWPIRGVLSAQKNTEVFMTEVEAVDLQRREVRHSLGTLPFDALVIATGATHSYFGHQEWETFAPGLKTLNDATEIRSRILGALEMAEAAPTPEERRAWLSFVVVGAGPTGVEMAGAISELIRRAMDSDFRHFDPSDACVFLVEGAARVLPGFPEKLSQAALDALDRLDVRVLLGETVQEIGEGSVRTDKGRYPAHVVVWAAGIKAAAGAAWLGVEPDRAGRIRVDDRCRVLGIAEEVYAIGDVAHFPTEDGRGLPGVAQVAIQQGQYVARALVGEPQGPFVYRDRGSLATIGRNRAVADIGRFKFSGFFAWLVWLFVHVWQLLGVRRKLSVLTTWAWAYFLYYRGARLITKHRDS is encoded by the coding sequence ATGGGGAAGCGCGTGGTGATCGTCGGCGGCGGGTTCGGGGGGATGGCGTGCGCGCGCGCCCTCAAGGGCCGGGACGTGCGCGTCACTCTCCTAGACAGGGAGAACCATCACCTCTTCCAGCCGCTGCTCTATCAGGTGGCGACCGCGGGCCTGTCCCCGGCGGACATCGCCTGGCCGATCCGCGGCGTGCTGAGCGCGCAAAAGAACACCGAGGTGTTTATGACCGAAGTGGAGGCGGTCGACCTGCAGCGCCGAGAGGTGCGGCACAGCCTGGGCACCTTGCCGTTCGACGCGCTCGTGATCGCCACCGGCGCAACCCACAGCTACTTTGGCCACCAGGAATGGGAGACCTTTGCGCCCGGGCTGAAGACCCTCAACGACGCGACCGAGATCCGCAGCCGCATCCTGGGCGCGCTCGAGATGGCCGAGGCGGCGCCCACGCCGGAGGAGCGCCGGGCGTGGCTTTCCTTCGTCGTGGTGGGCGCGGGGCCGACCGGGGTCGAGATGGCTGGCGCGATCAGCGAGCTCATCAGGCGGGCGATGGACTCCGATTTTCGGCACTTCGACCCCTCCGACGCCTGCGTCTTCCTGGTGGAAGGCGCCGCGCGCGTCCTGCCCGGGTTCCCCGAAAAGCTGAGCCAGGCGGCCCTCGACGCGCTGGACAGGCTCGACGTCCGCGTGCTCTTGGGCGAGACCGTTCAGGAGATCGGCGAAGGCTCCGTCCGGACGGACAAGGGGCGCTACCCGGCGCACGTGGTCGTCTGGGCGGCGGGGATCAAGGCTGCGGCCGGCGCGGCCTGGCTCGGCGTCGAACCGGACCGTGCGGGCAGGATCAGGGTCGACGACCGCTGCCGCGTGCTCGGAATCGCCGAGGAGGTCTACGCGATCGGCGACGTCGCGCACTTTCCCACCGAGGACGGCCGCGGTTTGCCGGGAGTCGCCCAAGTGGCGATCCAGCAGGGCCAGTACGTCGCCCGGGCTCTGGTGGGGGAGCCCCAAGGGCCGTTCGTCTACCGCGACCGCGGCTCGTTGGCCACGATCGGGCGCAACCGCGCGGTGGCGGACATCGGCCGGTTCAAGTTCAGCGGGTTCTTCGCCTGGTTGGTCTGGCTCTTCGTGCACGTGTGGCAGCTGCTCGGCGTCCGGAGAAAGCTCTCGGTCCTGACGACCTGGGCGTGGGCGTACTTTCTTTACTACCGGGGCGCGCGCCTGATCACGAAGCACCGCGACTCCTAG
- a CDS encoding DNA cytosine methyltransferase — translation MRPTFLSFFSGILGLDQGFEEAGWRCLGTNERDPDAARTIRENRPETPLLEGDIRDLDLEGLRSSLGVEPGQLDAVVGGPPCQAFSTAGRRKSLEDERGNVAMHFLALAVALRPRFIVIENVRGLLSAPLRHRPHRERGPDHPPLALEEGPGGALRHLAACLTESGYAVTWDLYDASRYGAAQRRERLVVVASLGDPLPTIAPHNEPGEARTFRSATSGIARHEHLPLRPGQRKFLPLLGPGQNWRDLPPELWPEALGGALQAGGGRVGFMRRIAWDEPSPTLVTNPTMPATLLAHPEELRPLSIQEYQRLQGFSDEWRLFGSLSSRYRQLGNAVPVPLGRAIAGHLLNPVAAAGPTSRYDPRKTRRGVA, via the coding sequence GTGCGGCCGACGTTTCTCAGCTTCTTCTCCGGGATCCTGGGGCTCGACCAGGGGTTCGAGGAAGCGGGTTGGCGCTGCCTCGGGACGAACGAGCGGGACCCCGACGCGGCCCGGACGATCCGTGAGAACCGGCCGGAGACCCCGCTTCTGGAGGGGGACATCCGTGACCTGGACCTCGAGGGCTTGCGGTCGAGCCTCGGGGTGGAGCCCGGCCAACTCGATGCCGTCGTGGGGGGGCCGCCGTGCCAGGCCTTCTCCACCGCTGGTCGGCGCAAGTCGCTGGAGGACGAACGCGGAAACGTCGCCATGCACTTCCTCGCCCTGGCGGTCGCGTTGCGCCCCCGGTTCATCGTGATCGAGAACGTCCGGGGACTGCTCTCGGCCCCGCTCCGCCACCGGCCGCACCGAGAGCGCGGGCCGGACCACCCGCCCCTGGCCCTGGAGGAAGGCCCCGGCGGCGCCCTGCGCCACCTCGCCGCCTGCCTCACCGAATCGGGATATGCGGTGACTTGGGACCTCTACGACGCTTCGCGCTACGGTGCCGCCCAGCGGCGGGAGCGCCTCGTGGTGGTCGCTTCGCTGGGCGATCCCTTGCCGACCATCGCCCCCCACAACGAGCCTGGCGAGGCACGCACTTTCCGCTCGGCGACCTCCGGGATCGCGCGGCACGAGCACTTGCCCTTGCGGCCCGGACAGCGCAAGTTCCTGCCCTTGCTCGGACCGGGCCAGAACTGGCGCGACCTGCCGCCCGAGCTCTGGCCGGAGGCGCTGGGCGGGGCGCTCCAGGCTGGCGGAGGGCGGGTCGGCTTCATGCGCCGTATCGCCTGGGACGAGCCCTCGCCCACGTTGGTCACGAACCCGACGATGCCCGCGACGCTGCTCGCCCATCCCGAGGAGCTCCGCCCCTTGAGCATCCAAGAGTACCAACGGCTTCAAGGCTTTTCCGACGAGTGGCGCCTCTTTGGGAGCCTTTCCAGCCGCTACCGCCAACTGGGGAACGCCGTTCCCGTCCCCCTCGGCCGGGCGATCGCAGGGCACTTGCTGAACCCCGTCGCGGCGGCGGGGCCGACCAGCCGCTACGATCCGCGCAAGACTCGCCGAGGCGTCGCCTAG
- the atpD gene encoding F0F1 ATP synthase subunit beta yields MATTGTVVQVTGPVVDCRFPTSDLPEIYNAIEIKDEKRHIDLTVEVAQHLGDDMVRCVALSSTDGLVRGMSAQDSGAPISVPVGESTLGRVFNLLGKPIDERGPVDDTHRLPIHREPPDFADQNVKVELLQTGLKVVDLLTPFNKGGKVGLFGGAGLGKTVLIQELIRNIAVEASGVSMFAGVGERTREGNDLWLEMQHTKFKDKDGIEKAVLDKTAMVFGQMNEPPGARLRVALTALTMAEYFRDEVGTDVLIFIDNIFRFVQAGSEVSALLGRMPSAVGYQPTLANEMGFLQERITSTNKGSITSVQAVYVPADDPTDPAPATTFQHLDAYVYLERAIASKGLYPAVDPLASTSKNLDPRIVGEEHYSVALRVQQILQRYRELQDIIAILGIDELSDEDKQTVARARKIERFFSQPNFVAEQFTGNPGRYVTVDETVRAFKELVEGNLDDIPEQAFLYCGGLDDVMEKAKKLAAV; encoded by the coding sequence ATGGCAACTACCGGCACCGTCGTCCAAGTCACCGGCCCCGTCGTCGACTGTCGATTCCCCACCAGCGACCTTCCCGAGATCTACAACGCGATCGAGATCAAGGACGAGAAGCGGCACATCGACCTGACCGTCGAGGTCGCCCAGCACCTGGGCGACGACATGGTGCGTTGCGTCGCGCTCAGCTCGACCGACGGCCTCGTCCGCGGGATGTCCGCGCAAGACAGCGGCGCGCCGATCAGCGTGCCCGTCGGCGAGTCCACCCTCGGGCGCGTCTTTAACCTGCTGGGCAAGCCCATCGACGAGCGCGGCCCGGTCGACGACACCCACCGGTTGCCCATCCACCGCGAACCGCCGGACTTCGCGGACCAGAACGTCAAGGTCGAGCTCCTGCAAACCGGCCTCAAGGTCGTCGACCTCCTGACGCCGTTCAACAAGGGCGGCAAGGTCGGCCTCTTCGGGGGTGCCGGACTGGGCAAGACCGTTCTCATCCAAGAGCTGATCCGCAACATCGCGGTCGAGGCCTCGGGCGTTTCCATGTTCGCCGGGGTCGGCGAGCGCACCCGCGAAGGCAACGACCTTTGGCTGGAAATGCAGCACACGAAGTTCAAGGACAAGGACGGGATCGAAAAGGCCGTCCTTGACAAGACCGCCATGGTCTTCGGCCAGATGAACGAGCCGCCCGGGGCGCGCCTGCGCGTCGCGCTCACCGCGCTGACGATGGCCGAGTACTTCCGCGACGAGGTCGGCACGGACGTGCTGATCTTCATCGACAACATCTTCCGGTTCGTCCAGGCGGGCTCCGAGGTCTCGGCCCTTCTCGGTCGCATGCCGAGCGCCGTCGGCTACCAGCCGACCCTGGCCAACGAGATGGGCTTCCTACAAGAGCGGATCACCTCGACCAATAAGGGATCGATCACCTCGGTCCAGGCCGTCTACGTCCCCGCCGACGACCCGACCGACCCCGCTCCCGCCACCACGTTCCAGCACCTGGACGCCTACGTCTACCTAGAGCGCGCGATCGCCTCGAAGGGCCTCTACCCGGCCGTCGACCCCCTCGCCTCGACCTCCAAGAACCTCGACCCGCGCATCGTCGGCGAGGAGCACTATAGCGTCGCCCTGCGCGTGCAGCAGATCCTGCAGCGCTACCGCGAACTGCAAGACATCATCGCCATCCTCGGCATCGACGAATTGAGCGACGAGGACAAGCAGACCGTCGCCCGAGCCCGCAAGATCGAGCGCTTCTTCAGCCAGCCGAACTTCGTCGCCGAACAGTTCACCGGCAACCCGGGCCGCTACGTCACCGTCGATGAGACCGTCCGGGCGTTCAAGGAACTCGTCGAAGGCAACCTCGACGACATCCCCGAACAGGCCTTCCTCTACTGCGGCGGCCTGGACGACGTGATGGAGAAGGCGAAGAAACTCGCTGCCGTCTAA
- the cas2 gene encoding CRISPR-associated endonuclease Cas2 — MKSRMHLVACYDVDTTTPEGERRLRKVAKACEAFGTRVQKSVFEVSVTPVDYEKMLKRVLGIISREQDTFRVYFLKAEFADCVKVYGLAHGTDFEAPLIV; from the coding sequence ATGAAAAGCCGCATGCATCTCGTCGCCTGTTACGACGTCGACACGACCACGCCGGAAGGCGAACGCCGCTTGCGTAAAGTCGCCAAAGCCTGTGAAGCCTTCGGGACGCGAGTGCAAAAATCGGTGTTCGAAGTGAGCGTCACGCCGGTCGATTACGAGAAGATGCTCAAGCGCGTGCTCGGCATCATCTCGAGGGAGCAGGACACCTTCCGCGTCTATTTCCTTAAGGCGGAGTTTGCCGACTGCGTCAAGGTCTACGGTCTCGCCCACGGCACTGACTTTGAGGCGCCCCTCATTGTCTAG
- the cas1c gene encoding type I-C CRISPR-associated endonuclease Cas1: MTKVFLNTLYVGTDGAYCRLENDQVFVEVPEAASPSAESGPSLESEEGAGGGLLRRKVALKVPLHHLGAIVLFGRVAASFPLLGRCATDGRALVLMNPNGRFVARVQGKTSGNVLLRKAQYDFHNDEGLCFDFVLRVVAAKLQNARQVLLRAAREGKEPSRAAFESAAGQTASLLAQLAHVQTIDEARGIEGMAAQVYFGVFDAMITSQRVDFRFDGRSRRPPRDRANCLLSFLYSLWTNDCTSALEGVGLDPQFGILHVLRPGRPGLGLDLVEEFRAIVLDRLALSLINRKQLTAEDFKVRPGGSVMLTDDGRKKLLVAYQKRKQVEVRHAMFKERVPIGLLPHVQARIMARCFRGDIPHYIPYEPQ; the protein is encoded by the coding sequence GTGACCAAGGTCTTCCTCAACACGCTTTATGTCGGCACCGACGGCGCCTACTGCCGCTTGGAGAACGACCAGGTCTTCGTCGAGGTGCCAGAAGCCGCCTCCCCATCGGCAGAAAGTGGCCCGAGCCTCGAAAGTGAGGAGGGGGCCGGCGGCGGACTGCTCCGGCGAAAGGTTGCCCTGAAGGTGCCGCTTCACCACCTCGGCGCAATCGTGCTGTTCGGAAGGGTGGCGGCCTCCTTTCCTCTTCTAGGGCGTTGCGCTACGGACGGCCGGGCGCTGGTCCTGATGAACCCGAACGGCCGCTTCGTCGCTAGAGTGCAGGGGAAGACGAGCGGCAACGTCCTCCTCCGTAAAGCCCAGTACGACTTCCACAACGACGAAGGGCTCTGCTTCGACTTCGTCCTGCGCGTCGTTGCCGCCAAGCTCCAGAACGCCCGGCAAGTGCTTCTCAGGGCTGCGCGGGAAGGCAAGGAGCCCAGCCGCGCTGCGTTCGAGTCTGCCGCGGGTCAGACCGCGTCCCTGTTGGCCCAGCTCGCCCATGTGCAAACGATCGACGAGGCCCGGGGTATCGAAGGAATGGCAGCCCAGGTCTACTTCGGCGTCTTCGACGCCATGATCACGAGCCAGCGAGTCGATTTCCGCTTCGATGGCCGGAGCCGCCGGCCCCCGCGCGACCGGGCCAACTGTCTCCTGTCCTTCCTCTACAGTCTCTGGACGAACGACTGCACCTCGGCCCTCGAAGGTGTGGGCCTCGACCCCCAGTTCGGCATCCTGCACGTGCTGAGGCCGGGAAGGCCGGGCCTTGGACTTGACCTCGTCGAAGAGTTCCGCGCGATCGTCCTCGACCGCCTAGCCCTCTCCCTGATCAACCGCAAACAACTTACCGCCGAAGACTTCAAGGTCCGCCCCGGTGGCAGTGTCATGCTCACCGACGACGGGCGCAAGAAGTTGCTGGTGGCCTATCAGAAACGCAAGCAGGTCGAGGTGCGGCACGCCATGTTCAAAGAGAGGGTGCCGATCGGCTTGCTGCCGCATGTGCAAGCCCGCATTATGGCGCGCTGTTTCCGTGGCGACATTCCCCATTACATCCCTTACGAACCGCAATGA
- the cas4 gene encoding CRISPR-associated protein Cas4, whose translation MTHDVLVPISALEHWSYCPRQCGLIHLESVWDENVFTVRGAHAHERADEPVGRVEKGVKVERALPIWSDELGLVGKADVVEFREPSTNPLPKEVGRGSRIVPVEYKSGGPRHERHAAIQLCAQALCLEEMFETRIEEGALYFGKTKERKTVAFDDQLRKGTLEAIGAVRRMLAGQSLPPALNDRRCPRCSLIDACLPRAVATAGALDQTPFVLRNEVELP comes from the coding sequence GTGACCCACGACGTCCTCGTCCCCATCTCCGCCCTCGAGCACTGGAGCTACTGCCCGCGGCAGTGCGGGCTCATCCATCTCGAGAGCGTGTGGGACGAGAACGTCTTTACCGTCCGGGGGGCGCACGCCCACGAGCGGGCGGACGAGCCCGTGGGACGGGTAGAGAAAGGGGTTAAGGTCGAACGGGCGCTGCCGATCTGGTCGGACGAACTGGGGCTCGTCGGAAAGGCCGACGTCGTCGAGTTCCGCGAGCCCTCCACCAACCCCCTCCCCAAGGAAGTGGGGAGGGGGAGTCGGATCGTGCCCGTCGAGTACAAGTCCGGTGGCCCTAGGCACGAGCGGCACGCGGCCATCCAGCTTTGCGCCCAGGCGCTTTGCCTGGAGGAGATGTTCGAGACGCGCATTGAAGAGGGCGCGCTTTACTTCGGCAAGACCAAGGAGCGAAAGACGGTCGCTTTCGACGACCAGCTGCGAAAAGGCACCCTAGAGGCGATTGGTGCTGTGAGGCGGATGCTCGCCGGTCAGAGCCTGCCCCCTGCATTGAACGACCGCCGGTGCCCTCGATGCTCGCTTATCGACGCCTGCCTGCCGCGGGCGGTCGCGACGGCCGGGGCACTCGACCAAACTCCGTTCGTATTGAGGAACGAGGTCGAGCTTCCGTGA
- a CDS encoding CRISPR-associated endonuclease Cas3'' encodes MAMWAHSPRRGRPGQPYEEHIRHVARGAARRARLAGLYSANGVGDFRQAVEAAALLHDLGKLEAAKQAILAVESKNPLPPPPHEEAGVAWLVGNADLWPAALVAAHHRGLFDGPEQRRRGKSVETPPLLRNLEAEVLAAVDAGLDLWLESHTSVGCVVPPAVTSNPPDQVSLRLSLSCLVDADHSDAAAHERGHGSEGGPRRRWAERLTQMTEYAQMLPKATDRDCRRQRFFDACLAGRFQERIVRCEGPVGTGKTLGVMAHLLAHAKRESLRHIFVVLPFTNIIDQAVKTYRQGLVLKGEDPEAVVAALHHQLDFADIESREYAALWRAPIIVTTAAAFFETLAGAHPARLRKFHELPGSAIFLDEAHAAMPAHLWETAWKWLVTLTENWSVRVVLASGSLFRFWEDGGYLSSAHPSDIPEITPPDLHAELTAAETARVQPRLVEESLTLDALLKRLKGPSGPGLVVVNTVRTAGSLASLAKEKGFDVLHLSTALAPVDRQPIVQEIERRLREEPDRDWLLISTSCVEAGMDFSFRRAYREASTASSLIQVGGRVRRNEESWKGDLYCMQLTGEGVTAHPAMLETAPNVVHMIQLGRFTGTPHEIIGSEHAGTLKDSMKRRRSELSQLERECRYPEVQRHFRVIDADTRLVVVHEELSQTLERGEKVPFRKIVQGSVQIYASQIVNLPCELLLGTELWRWKGEYDPNFLGYLADCAMAQEAVKNGGFYG; translated from the coding sequence GTGGCGATGTGGGCCCACAGTCCTCGGAGGGGGCGACCAGGACAGCCCTACGAAGAACACATTCGGCACGTTGCGCGTGGTGCTGCTCGCCGGGCCAGGCTCGCTGGCCTGTACTCGGCGAACGGTGTCGGTGACTTTCGTCAGGCGGTCGAGGCTGCCGCTCTGCTACACGATCTGGGAAAACTTGAGGCGGCCAAGCAGGCGATCCTTGCAGTCGAAAGCAAGAACCCGCTCCCTCCGCCACCGCATGAGGAGGCTGGAGTAGCCTGGCTAGTGGGTAATGCCGATCTGTGGCCGGCTGCCCTGGTAGCGGCACATCACCGGGGACTCTTCGACGGCCCGGAGCAACGGCGAAGAGGCAAGTCAGTTGAGACGCCTCCGCTTCTGAGAAACCTAGAAGCCGAAGTGCTAGCAGCGGTCGATGCAGGCCTTGACTTGTGGTTGGAAAGCCACACCAGTGTAGGCTGTGTCGTGCCTCCGGCTGTCACTTCGAATCCGCCCGATCAGGTCAGCCTTCGCCTGTCGCTTAGTTGCCTGGTGGACGCAGATCACTCGGACGCTGCCGCCCACGAGCGGGGCCACGGCTCCGAAGGCGGACCAAGACGTCGTTGGGCCGAACGACTTACGCAAATGACCGAATATGCTCAGATGCTGCCGAAAGCGACCGACCGCGACTGCAGGCGTCAGAGGTTCTTCGACGCTTGCTTAGCTGGCAGATTCCAGGAGAGGATTGTTAGGTGCGAAGGCCCCGTGGGTACAGGCAAGACCCTCGGCGTTATGGCCCACCTGCTCGCTCATGCTAAGCGGGAGTCCCTGCGACATATCTTCGTCGTGCTTCCTTTCACCAACATCATTGACCAGGCGGTCAAGACGTACCGACAAGGCCTGGTATTGAAAGGGGAAGATCCAGAAGCGGTCGTCGCGGCATTGCACCATCAATTGGACTTTGCAGACATAGAGAGCAGGGAATACGCCGCCCTGTGGCGCGCCCCGATAATTGTCACCACAGCCGCAGCGTTTTTTGAAACGCTGGCAGGGGCGCATCCGGCACGACTCCGTAAGTTCCATGAACTGCCCGGAAGTGCGATCTTCTTGGATGAAGCTCATGCGGCGATGCCCGCACACCTTTGGGAGACGGCTTGGAAATGGCTTGTGACGTTGACTGAGAATTGGAGCGTACGGGTCGTCTTGGCGAGCGGGTCTCTGTTCCGGTTCTGGGAAGATGGGGGGTACCTCTCAAGTGCGCATCCGTCCGATATTCCCGAGATCACGCCACCTGACCTTCACGCCGAGCTAACGGCGGCTGAAACGGCCCGTGTGCAGCCCCGGTTGGTCGAGGAATCGTTGACGCTGGATGCACTCCTGAAGCGACTGAAAGGGCCAAGCGGCCCTGGCCTGGTGGTCGTTAACACGGTTCGCACCGCAGGCTCGCTCGCGTCTCTGGCCAAAGAAAAGGGGTTCGACGTGCTTCATCTGTCAACGGCACTCGCGCCTGTTGACCGGCAGCCGATCGTGCAGGAGATAGAGCGTCGCCTCCGAGAGGAACCAGATCGAGACTGGCTGCTCATATCGACGAGTTGCGTCGAGGCTGGTATGGACTTCTCGTTTCGGCGCGCTTATCGAGAAGCTTCAACTGCAAGCAGTCTGATCCAGGTGGGGGGCAGGGTACGCCGCAACGAGGAGTCGTGGAAAGGTGACCTTTACTGTATGCAACTGACGGGCGAGGGTGTCACCGCCCACCCCGCCATGCTTGAGACTGCGCCAAACGTCGTCCACATGATCCAGCTAGGTCGCTTCACGGGAACTCCTCATGAGATCATTGGCAGTGAACATGCGGGCACCCTAAAGGACTCGATGAAAAGAAGGCGGTCCGAGCTCTCCCAACTTGAGCGCGAGTGCCGCTATCCTGAAGTTCAGCGGCACTTTCGCGTAATCGACGCCGACACCAGACTCGTAGTCGTTCACGAAGAATTGTCCCAAACGCTGGAAAGAGGCGAGAAGGTGCCCTTCCGCAAGATCGTACAGGGGTCTGTGCAAATCTACGCCTCACAGATCGTGAACTTGCCGTGCGAGCTCCTTCTCGGGACGGAGTTGTGGCGGTGGAAGGGAGAATACGACCCCAATTTCCTCGGCTATCTTGCTGACTGCGCGATGGCGCAAGAAGCCGTGAAGAACGGCGGCTTCTACGGTTAG
- a CDS encoding type I CRISPR-associated protein Cas7 — MTGILIIEVNESNPNGDPDRESDPRTLPATRQGIISAVSFKRKLRDLVHEKQGVVWQTVRDQFNPRLEDEKFQVLESREVTRSDVTALLKGKKEEDQRATNYPAFHEKYWDARVFGNTFLESSANEEKKADDAQKANLRNSVRNGVAQFVNAHSVCPVEIRRDTSTKKSGAQEGKDRGMAPLADRRVLHGVYVMPFFVNPALAHRTHCSIQDIELLLKLIVPAYPNTASKARPFVEVRHAFVMEHKSPLGSCSDFALVKRFTPVRKDGDVTVPSTSWDQYEVATDPEELADKVVNFRDLAKI, encoded by the coding sequence ATGACCGGGATTCTCATAATCGAAGTCAACGAGTCAAACCCCAACGGCGACCCGGATCGCGAAAGCGACCCGCGCACGTTGCCCGCCACACGTCAAGGCATCATCAGTGCCGTGTCCTTCAAACGTAAGCTTCGCGACCTGGTGCACGAGAAGCAGGGTGTAGTCTGGCAGACCGTCCGTGACCAGTTCAACCCGCGCTTGGAGGACGAGAAGTTTCAGGTTCTAGAGTCTCGAGAAGTCACACGTTCGGATGTGACGGCACTCTTGAAGGGCAAAAAGGAGGAGGATCAGAGGGCCACGAACTACCCGGCATTTCATGAAAAGTACTGGGACGCGCGAGTCTTCGGTAACACGTTCCTGGAGTCATCTGCCAATGAGGAGAAGAAGGCCGACGATGCACAAAAGGCGAATCTCCGCAACTCGGTGCGAAACGGCGTGGCCCAGTTCGTAAACGCGCACTCTGTCTGCCCAGTCGAGATCAGGCGCGACACCAGCACGAAGAAGTCAGGAGCCCAGGAAGGCAAGGACAGAGGAATGGCCCCGCTAGCTGACCGACGTGTGCTGCACGGCGTATATGTAATGCCGTTCTTTGTGAACCCTGCCTTGGCACACCGCACGCACTGTTCGATTCAGGACATCGAACTCCTCTTGAAGCTCATCGTACCGGCCTACCCGAACACGGCATCCAAAGCCAGACCATTCGTAGAGGTACGGCACGCGTTTGTGATGGAGCACAAGTCACCATTGGGATCCTGCTCAGACTTTGCCTTGGTCAAGCGTTTCACCCCTGTGCGAAAAGACGGAGACGTGACTGTGCCCTCGACGAGCTGGGATCAATATGAGGTCGCTACGGATCCTGAAGAACTTGCAGACAAGGTCGTCAATTTCCGCGATCTAGCGAAGATCTGA
- the cas5 gene encoding CRISPR-associated protein Cas5 produces the protein MSNIFEFEIAGPMAMFMRPHSGSTPVSYPIPTGSAIRAMVESIALVEGAFFVPMQIAVCKPIAYSAYACNYGGPLRKPDQIKKNASYQHLARVLTDCCFQVSGECRKLHDHPEHDPARKLAEMLVRRQESGQSRFPVCLGWKEFAPTYFGSVRPESEPLEAVNETIEGYLVEMWDRPANGQWSPRFAQVKIEKGVCDLREAWQHAR, from the coding sequence ATGAGTAACATTTTTGAATTCGAGATCGCCGGACCCATGGCCATGTTCATGAGGCCGCATAGCGGATCTACGCCAGTGTCGTACCCGATTCCAACCGGAAGCGCAATCAGGGCGATGGTCGAATCAATCGCGCTTGTGGAAGGCGCGTTCTTCGTCCCGATGCAAATCGCGGTCTGCAAACCGATTGCTTACTCAGCGTACGCCTGCAATTATGGCGGCCCTCTCAGAAAGCCTGATCAGATCAAGAAGAACGCGAGTTACCAGCATCTTGCCAGGGTCTTGACCGATTGTTGCTTTCAAGTATCTGGAGAATGCAGGAAGCTGCACGATCACCCCGAGCACGACCCGGCGCGTAAGCTCGCCGAGATGCTCGTCCGTCGCCAAGAATCGGGACAAAGCCGGTTCCCGGTCTGTCTGGGATGGAAGGAGTTTGCGCCAACGTACTTTGGCAGCGTAAGGCCCGAGTCTGAGCCGCTGGAGGCCGTCAACGAGACTATCGAAGGGTATTTGGTCGAGATGTGGGACAGGCCAGCGAACGGGCAGTGGAGCCCCCGTTTCGCGCAAGTGAAGATCGAGAAGGGCGTCTGCGACCTTCGGGAGGCCTGGCAACATGCTCGTTGA